From a single Aliarcobacter faecis genomic region:
- a CDS encoding class I SAM-dependent DNA methyltransferase codes for MSHNISGVIKSIQKIMRNDRGLNGDAQRIEQLGWMIFLKIFDDKDLEIELIKDDYISPIPSNLQWRNWAKDDEGITGDELLDFIDNKLFTTLKNLPTAATNKRALLIREVFEGNNNYMKSGTIIRQVLNKINEIDFNNSEDRHLFGDIYETILKELQSAGNSGEFYTPRAITQFITQMIDPKLNEITLDPACGTGGFLVNTIDHIKSNGEVKTPEDRLTLQQNIRGVELKPLPHMLALTNLILHDIEIPNIIYDDALSKEISSISKKDKVDCILANPPFGGVVTDGMETNFPANFRTKESADLFLILMINYLKDGGRAGIVLPDGSLTGDGVKQRIREKLLADCSLHTIVRLPNSVFQPYASVATNLLFFTKGTPTKEIWYYEHKLPEGQKAYSKTKPIKLEEFELLKLWWNNRIENEQAWKVNIETIKTNGYNLDIKNPHKEEVEHTYSSSELLEMLSSSFAKSNTLLEKLKSELS; via the coding sequence ATGAGCCATAATATAAGTGGAGTTATAAAATCTATTCAAAAGATCATGAGAAATGATAGAGGATTAAATGGAGATGCTCAAAGAATAGAGCAATTAGGATGGATGATATTTTTAAAGATTTTTGATGATAAAGATTTAGAAATAGAGTTAATAAAAGATGATTACATATCACCAATTCCTAGTAATTTACAATGGCGAAATTGGGCTAAAGATGATGAAGGAATTACAGGAGATGAACTTTTAGATTTTATTGATAATAAACTTTTTACAACTTTAAAAAATCTTCCGACTGCAGCAACAAATAAAAGAGCTTTACTTATAAGAGAAGTATTTGAAGGTAATAACAATTATATGAAGTCTGGAACTATTATAAGGCAAGTTTTAAATAAAATAAATGAAATAGATTTTAATAATAGTGAAGATAGGCACCTTTTTGGAGATATTTATGAAACTATTTTAAAAGAGCTTCAAAGTGCTGGAAATAGTGGAGAATTTTATACTCCAAGAGCAATAACTCAATTTATAACTCAAATGATAGATCCAAAATTAAATGAAATTACTTTAGATCCTGCTTGTGGAACTGGTGGATTTTTAGTGAATACTATAGATCATATAAAATCAAATGGGGAAGTTAAAACTCCAGAAGATAGATTAACATTACAGCAAAATATTAGAGGAGTAGAGTTAAAACCACTTCCTCATATGTTAGCACTTACAAATCTAATTTTACATGATATAGAAATTCCAAATATTATATATGATGATGCACTTTCAAAAGAGATTTCAAGCATATCAAAAAAAGATAAAGTTGATTGTATTTTGGCAAATCCCCCTTTTGGTGGAGTTGTAACCGATGGTATGGAGACAAATTTTCCTGCAAACTTTAGAACTAAAGAGAGTGCTGATCTATTTTTAATTCTTATGATAAATTACCTAAAAGATGGTGGAAGAGCTGGAATAGTACTTCCAGATGGAAGCCTTACTGGTGATGGAGTAAAACAAAGAATTAGAGAAAAGCTACTGGCTGATTGTAGCCTTCATACAATTGTACGACTTCCAAACTCAGTATTTCAACCCTATGCTTCAGTGGCTACAAATCTTCTGTTTTTTACAAAAGGAACTCCAACAAAAGAGATTTGGTATTATGAACATAAATTACCAGAGGGGCAAAAAGCATATAGTAAAACAAAACCTATAAAGCTTGAAGAGTTTGAACTTCTTAAATTATGGTGGAATAATAGAATTGAAAATGAGCAAGCTTGGAAAGTAAATATTGAAACTATCAAAACAAATGGATACAATCTTGATATTAAAAATCCTCACAAAGAGGAAGTAGAACACACTTACTCATCATCTGAACTTCTTGAGATGTTATCAAGCTCTTTTGCAAAAAGTAATACACTTTTAGAAAAGTTAAAAAGTGAGCTTTCATGA
- a CDS encoding DUF4297 domain-containing protein, whose translation MANSNPLYTPQREKAGAQTFGKYMYQYHWALYRIFKEHESEKEYAVFIELHEDVVLADSLEVAQVKFEFNQVKTTTGKYTDKKLIKQDPKTKSSTLGKLISSGTNPAYFDKVDSINLVASNGFSIPLKTKGIDLQNISINYISDDCLKSMSDAITKELSSNSFPINLHFIVPDLPEKSFEQTIIGHITEVILKLYPGATINAQNIYRALIDELTRKGRLTFDFTNWDKFIKEKALTSLTVTQVINEHTNRKQDIKVYEELDIFMNDLGLKSLEKRNWKKSFERYYLQRVGNKATNQFDISSDIKTTISKYLPNSNDDITLLLSQAIDSLSEKTKKKFDNDMDIKCAILCELILED comes from the coding sequence ATGGCAAATTCTAATCCTTTATACACTCCTCAACGAGAAAAAGCTGGTGCCCAAACATTTGGTAAATACATGTATCAATATCATTGGGCATTATATAGAATCTTTAAGGAGCATGAGTCAGAAAAAGAATATGCTGTATTTATTGAGCTTCACGAAGATGTTGTATTGGCTGATTCATTAGAAGTTGCTCAAGTAAAATTTGAATTTAATCAAGTAAAAACTACAACTGGAAAATATACTGATAAAAAATTAATTAAACAAGATCCAAAAACAAAAAGCTCAACTTTAGGGAAGTTAATTTCAAGTGGTACAAATCCAGCTTATTTTGACAAAGTTGATTCAATCAATCTTGTTGCAAGCAATGGATTTAGTATTCCACTAAAAACAAAAGGAATCGATTTACAAAATATATCTATAAATTACATTTCAGATGATTGTTTAAAATCAATGTCAGATGCTATCACAAAGGAATTATCATCTAATAGTTTTCCGATAAATCTACATTTCATAGTACCTGATTTACCAGAGAAATCATTTGAACAAACTATTATAGGACATATCACAGAGGTTATTTTGAAGCTTTATCCTGGTGCAACAATTAATGCACAAAATATTTATAGAGCATTGATAGATGAATTAACTCGTAAAGGTAGATTAACTTTCGATTTTACAAATTGGGATAAGTTTATAAAAGAAAAAGCATTGACCTCATTGACAGTGACACAAGTAATAAACGAACACACAAATAGAAAGCAAGATATTAAAGTTTATGAAGAGCTAGATATTTTTATGAATGATCTGGGATTAAAGTCATTAGAAAAAAGAAATTGGAAAAAATCTTTTGAAAGATATTATCTTCAAAGAGTTGGTAACAAGGCTACAAACCAATTTGATATTAGTAGTGACATAAAAACAACTATTTCAAAATATTTACCAAATAGTAATGACGATATTACTCTTTTATTGTCGCAAGCGATAGATAGTTTATCCGAAAAGACAAAAAAGAAATTTGACAATGATATGGATATAAAATGTGCGATTTTATGTGAACTCATACTTGAGGATTAA
- a CDS encoding helix-turn-helix domain-containing protein, translating into MTKEEFCKRLKDINLTQKEFSEITNVPYSTLNNWGFHDIQVPKWVGPFIEHYEKSKKYDSIRKLILESKEIL; encoded by the coding sequence ATGACAAAAGAAGAGTTTTGTAAAAGATTAAAAGATATTAATCTAACACAAAAAGAGTTTTCAGAAATAACCAATGTCCCATATTCAACACTTAATAATTGGGGATTCCATGATATACAAGTTCCAAAATGGGTAGGTCCATTTATTGAACATTATGAGAAATCTAAAAAGTATGATTCAATTAGAAAGTTAATATTAGAGTCTAAAGAGATATTGTAG
- the hsdR gene encoding EcoAI/FtnUII family type I restriction enzme subunit R, with translation MSSKKELTERDICTKYINPALTQAGWNLQTQIREEVYFTDGKIYVKGNKSKRAKGKKADYILYYKPNIPVAIIEAKDNNHRVQDGIQQGLEYANILDIPVVFSSNGDEFYEHDKTLSNGIVERKISLNNFPTPDELWERYKKYKKIETQEEERIISQDYFFDAQGRFPRYYQQIAINRTVEAIAKGQNRILLVMATGTGKTYTAFQIIHRLWKSGAKKRILFLADRNALIDQTKKGDFRHFKDKMTVIRKKHIDKSYEIYLALYQGLTNYDEDKDAYKEFSSDFFDLIVIDEAHRGSASEDSSWREILDYFSSATQIGLTATPKETKTISNIEYFGESVYTYTLKEGIDDGFLAPYKVLRVGLNVDLEDYEPEIGKKDKDGNEIEQRIYNRKDFDRSLVIDERTYMVAQRVTEFLKATDRFSKTIIFCTDIDHASRMRSAIANLNSDLVAKNSKYVMQITGDNDEGKRELDNFINPQETYPVIATTSKLMTTGVDAQTCKLIVLDSNIGSMTEFKQIIGRGTRINEEYGKTFFTIMDFRGATDKFADPDFDGESVMIKDIFDGDEILNPEEEKIDSIIDENGEEIIFEPFNIPDAGEIEDIEKKKREKVYINGVDVTILNERVQIRNSEGKLITTSYKEYSKQKVHEEFSSLDDFLNRWSSSEKKQVIIDELYEKDILFEELKVDIGKDMDIFDLICHIAYDKPPLTRKERANSVQKRDYFNKYEGKAKEILKALLEKYSDEGIETIETIEVLKLPEFSSFGTAIEIVNTFGGRDKYLEAIKDLENEIYKGVA, from the coding sequence ATGTCATCAAAAAAAGAGTTAACAGAAAGAGATATTTGTACAAAATATATCAATCCTGCTTTAACCCAAGCTGGCTGGAATTTACAAACACAAATTAGAGAAGAAGTTTATTTTACTGATGGAAAAATTTATGTAAAAGGAAATAAATCAAAAAGAGCTAAGGGTAAAAAGGCAGATTATATTCTTTACTACAAACCAAATATTCCTGTAGCAATTATAGAGGCAAAAGATAATAATCATAGAGTTCAAGATGGAATCCAACAAGGCTTAGAATATGCAAATATTTTAGATATACCAGTCGTCTTTTCAAGTAATGGAGATGAATTTTATGAACATGATAAAACTTTATCTAATGGTATTGTAGAACGAAAAATCTCATTAAATAATTTTCCAACCCCAGATGAACTTTGGGAAAGATATAAAAAATATAAAAAAATAGAGACACAAGAAGAGGAAAGAATTATTTCTCAAGACTATTTTTTCGATGCTCAAGGAAGATTTCCTAGATACTATCAACAAATTGCAATAAACAGAACTGTTGAAGCAATTGCTAAAGGACAAAATAGAATACTACTTGTAATGGCAACAGGAACAGGTAAAACATATACAGCTTTTCAGATTATTCATAGACTTTGGAAAAGTGGTGCAAAAAAAAGAATTTTATTTTTAGCAGATAGAAATGCTTTAATCGATCAAACAAAAAAAGGTGATTTTAGACACTTCAAAGACAAGATGACGGTTATTAGAAAAAAACATATAGATAAATCGTATGAAATATATTTAGCTCTTTATCAAGGACTTACAAATTACGATGAGGATAAAGATGCATATAAAGAGTTTAGCTCTGATTTTTTTGATTTAATTGTAATAGATGAGGCTCATAGAGGAAGTGCATCAGAAGATAGTTCTTGGAGAGAGATACTTGATTATTTTTCAAGTGCTACTCAAATAGGACTTACTGCTACACCAAAAGAGACAAAAACTATTTCAAATATCGAGTATTTTGGAGAATCTGTTTATACTTATACTCTTAAAGAAGGAATTGATGATGGATTTTTGGCTCCATACAAAGTATTGAGAGTTGGATTAAATGTTGATTTGGAAGATTATGAACCTGAAATTGGTAAAAAAGATAAAGATGGAAATGAAATAGAGCAAAGAATATACAATAGAAAAGATTTTGATAGAAGTTTAGTAATAGATGAACGAACTTATATGGTAGCACAAAGAGTTACGGAATTTTTAAAAGCTACTGATAGATTTAGTAAAACTATTATCTTTTGTACAGATATAGACCATGCAAGTAGAATGCGAAGTGCTATAGCAAATTTAAATAGTGATCTTGTTGCTAAAAATTCAAAATATGTAATGCAAATAACTGGAGATAATGATGAAGGGAAGAGAGAATTAGATAATTTTATAAACCCTCAAGAAACATATCCAGTAATTGCTACAACTTCTAAATTAATGACAACAGGAGTAGATGCTCAAACTTGTAAATTAATAGTTCTTGATAGCAATATAGGTTCTATGACAGAATTTAAGCAGATAATTGGTCGAGGAACTAGAATAAACGAAGAGTATGGTAAAACATTTTTTACAATAATGGATTTTAGAGGAGCAACTGATAAATTTGCTGATCCTGACTTTGATGGTGAATCTGTAATGATAAAAGATATTTTTGATGGGGATGAAATTTTAAATCCAGAAGAAGAAAAGATTGATTCAATAATTGATGAAAATGGTGAAGAAATAATATTTGAACCTTTTAATATTCCAGATGCTGGAGAAATAGAAGATATTGAAAAGAAAAAAAGAGAAAAAGTATATATTAATGGTGTAGATGTAACTATCCTGAATGAAAGAGTACAAATAAGAAATTCTGAAGGAAAATTAATTACAACTAGCTACAAAGAGTACTCAAAACAAAAAGTTCATGAAGAATTTTCTTCACTTGATGATTTTTTAAACAGATGGTCAAGCAGTGAAAAGAAACAAGTTATTATTGATGAGCTTTATGAAAAAGATATTTTATTTGAAGAGTTAAAGGTTGATATAGGCAAAGATATGGATATTTTTGATTTAATTTGTCATATTGCTTATGATAAACCACCACTAACTAGAAAAGAAAGAGCAAATAGTGTTCAAAAAAGAGACTATTTTAACAAATATGAAGGAAAAGCAAAAGAAATTTTGAAAGCTTTATTAGAGAAATACTCAGATGAAGGAATAGAAACTATTGAAACTATAGAGGTATTAAAACTTCCAGAATTTAGCTCTTTTGGAACAGCAATTGAAATAGTTAATACTTTTGGTGGTAGAGATAAATATTTAGAAGCTATAAAAGATTTAGAAAATGAGATATATAAGGGAGTTGCTTAA
- a CDS encoding restriction endonuclease subunit S, with protein MSNWQKVTLDKLCFFEKGKTGLAKAIPGDYPLVTTSAERKTNDSYQFDTKAVCIPLVSSTGHGHASLNYVHYQEGKFALGTILVALIPKDETILNAQFLHLYLSRLKDIILVPLMSGAANVSLSISKIKTVEIPLPPIDEQLKIVELFKNLVNENNELVEEINTQSSLLKQLKQTILQEAIEGKLTEKWRVKNPDIGTVKELLEQIKTEKEKLVKDKKIKPSKPLAPINEDEIPFDIPQNWEWCRFQDITTVITCGIASTPTYYESGRIFLSAKNVKPFKFMPDEHKYINEDTYQKIIANAKPDLNDILLTRVGAGIGEAAVIDQEIDFAYYVSLTLIKPLHLYINSKFILNFLNSEQGIKNAISYTSGKDSSQGNLNVNNVRTFLIPIPPLEEQKEIVATIEKLFAICDELEGEINQNKTTVDNLMATVLKEAFEQQ; from the coding sequence ATGAGTAATTGGCAAAAAGTAACCCTTGATAAATTATGTTTTTTTGAAAAGGGTAAGACAGGATTGGCAAAAGCTATACCAGGTGATTATCCTTTAGTAACAACTTCAGCAGAAAGAAAAACAAATGATTCTTACCAGTTTGATACAAAAGCCGTTTGTATTCCATTAGTTTCATCAACTGGACATGGTCATGCAAGTTTAAACTATGTACATTATCAAGAAGGAAAATTTGCTCTTGGAACAATATTAGTAGCCTTAATTCCAAAAGATGAAACAATCTTAAATGCTCAATTTTTGCATTTATATCTATCAAGATTAAAAGATATAATTTTAGTGCCATTAATGTCTGGAGCTGCAAATGTATCTTTATCTATATCAAAAATCAAAACAGTTGAAATACCTTTACCACCTATAGATGAACAACTAAAAATTGTTGAACTATTTAAAAACTTAGTGAATGAAAACAATGAATTAGTAGAAGAAATCAATACACAATCATCTCTTTTAAAACAACTAAAACAAACTATTTTACAAGAAGCGATTGAAGGTAAACTCACAGAAAAATGGAGAGTTAAAAATCCTGATATCGGCACAGTCAAAGAACTTTTAGAGCAGATAAAAACAGAAAAAGAGAAACTTGTAAAAGATAAAAAAATTAAACCATCCAAACCACTGGCACCAATAAATGAAGATGAAATTCCATTTGATATTCCACAAAACTGGGAATGGTGTAGGTTTCAAGATATTACAACTGTAATTACATGTGGAATAGCAAGTACTCCAACATATTATGAAAGTGGAAGAATTTTCTTATCTGCTAAAAATGTTAAACCTTTTAAATTTATGCCTGATGAACATAAATATATTAATGAAGATACATATCAAAAAATTATTGCAAATGCTAAACCTGATTTGAATGATATTTTACTTACCAGAGTTGGTGCAGGTATAGGAGAAGCAGCAGTAATTGATCAAGAAATTGATTTTGCTTATTATGTTAGTTTGACACTGATCAAACCATTACATTTATACATTAATTCTAAATTTATTTTGAATTTTCTTAATTCTGAACAAGGGATTAAAAATGCAATTAGTTATACATCTGGTAAAGATAGCTCTCAAGGTAATTTAAATGTTAATAATGTTAGAACATTCTTAATTCCAATTCCACCCCTTGAAGAACAAAAAGAGATAGTAGCCACAATAGAAAAACTTTTTGCGATTTGCGATGAACTTGAGGGCGAAATCAACCAAAACAAAACCACAGTTGACAACCTAATGGCAACAGTCCTTAAAGAGGCGTTTGAACAACAATGA
- a CDS encoding RNA-binding domain-containing protein: MIVRSTDYIKSLVNEIIKLPNETEWIEFKHNNEDPQMIGEYISALSNSAALNGKTNGYIIWGVDDTTHEILGTTFTPSSAKKGGEALENWILRLLEPKIDFKFYEIEIDEKSIVLLEIAPAYRHPVTFSGTEYIRLGSHKKKLKELAEKERELWRIFDKVPFEKQIAVDNIDASEVLGYLEYTKYFELLNIPLPENRNAILEALIADNMVNKLDNAKYAITNLGAILFAKDLSKFNNLKRKAIRVIQYKDNTKFQTTKEIVGNKGYAVGFEGLIEYINNMLPSNEVIKQAFRENKTMYPELSIREVVANAIIHQDFFATGSSVMIEIFSNRFEVTNPGTPLVDTERFLDSPPKSRNEAIASFMRRIGICEERGSGVDKIVIQTELYQLPAPIFETNGDHTVAILFAHKELKDMDKADKIRACYLHASLRYIQHDYMTNTSLRERFNIDVKNRSMVSKIINDAIEANKIAIYDENVGTKARTYIPSWAR; the protein is encoded by the coding sequence ATGATAGTAAGAAGCACAGACTATATCAAATCTCTTGTAAATGAGATTATAAAACTTCCTAATGAAACTGAATGGATAGAGTTCAAACACAACAACGAAGATCCTCAAATGATAGGCGAATACATTAGTGCTCTTTCAAACTCAGCTGCACTCAATGGTAAAACAAATGGCTATATTATTTGGGGTGTAGATGATACTACTCATGAGATTTTAGGTACGACTTTTACTCCATCATCTGCAAAGAAAGGTGGAGAAGCACTAGAAAACTGGATATTACGACTTCTTGAACCAAAAATTGATTTCAAATTTTATGAAATAGAAATAGATGAAAAAAGTATCGTTTTACTTGAAATAGCACCTGCATATAGACACCCAGTGACATTTTCAGGTACAGAATATATAAGACTCGGCTCTCACAAAAAAAAGCTTAAAGAGTTAGCAGAAAAAGAGAGAGAACTTTGGAGGATATTTGACAAAGTACCTTTTGAGAAACAAATTGCAGTAGATAACATAGATGCTAGTGAAGTACTAGGATATCTTGAATATACTAAATATTTTGAGCTATTAAACATACCGTTACCAGAAAATAGAAATGCTATCTTAGAAGCACTTATAGCTGATAATATGGTCAATAAACTTGATAATGCAAAATATGCCATCACAAACTTAGGAGCTATTCTTTTTGCAAAAGATTTATCAAAGTTTAATAACCTCAAAAGAAAAGCCATAAGGGTTATCCAATACAAAGATAATACAAAATTTCAAACTACAAAAGAGATAGTTGGCAATAAAGGTTATGCTGTTGGATTTGAAGGACTTATAGAATACATCAACAATATGCTTCCATCAAACGAAGTAATAAAACAAGCATTTCGTGAAAACAAAACAATGTATCCAGAACTCTCAATAAGAGAGGTCGTTGCAAATGCTATTATCCATCAAGATTTCTTTGCTACTGGAAGCTCAGTGATGATAGAAATTTTTTCAAACCGTTTTGAAGTAACAAATCCAGGAACTCCTCTTGTAGATACTGAAAGATTTTTGGACTCTCCGCCAAAATCAAGAAATGAAGCAATCGCATCATTTATGCGAAGAATCGGTATTTGTGAAGAGCGAGGAAGTGGTGTAGATAAGATAGTAATCCAAACAGAACTTTATCAGCTTCCTGCACCGATATTTGAAACAAATGGTGATCATACAGTAGCGATACTTTTTGCACATAAAGAGCTAAAAGATATGGACAAAGCAGATAAAATCAGAGCTTGTTATTTGCATGCAAGCTTAAGATATATCCAACATGACTATATGACAAACACATCTCTTAGAGAGAGATTTAACATTGATGTCAAAAATCGTTCAATGGTTTCAAAAATCATCAATGATGCAATTGAAGCGAACAAAATAGCTATCTATGATGAAAATGTAGGAACAAAAGCAAGAACTTATATACCAAGTTGGGCAAGATGA